A window of the Pirellulales bacterium genome harbors these coding sequences:
- a CDS encoding protein kinase: MSESTRFEELFHAARQLETPEDRAAFLAQNCGDSPEMRRELERLLAADAVAGAFLDRPAAEVIPTVDHASHRSSAESDREARGLVGTSIGPYKLLELIGEGGMGVVYMAEQRTPLRRLVALKVVKPGLDTRQVVARFEAERQALAMMDHPNIARVIDAGATASGRPFFVMELVRGVPITDYCDTNQLTVPARLELFGQVCHAVQHAHQKGIIHRDIKPSNVLVTLHDGVPVPKVIDFGVAKATNQQLTEKTLFTHFAQMVGTPLYMSPEQAEMSGLDVDTRSDIYSLGVLLYELLTGTTPFDRETLRKAAYDEVRRIIREQEPPRPSARISTLGETRTTVAMQRQLNAVRLSQLVRGELDWIVMKSLEKDRTRRYETANAFAADIARFLADQPVEAGPPSTVYRVRKFARRNRSLLTTTVTLAGILVLATFFSSWQAIRAKRAERQAEKQATIAQSSELKAQQERRRADAKAEEAESREREANAERARAEQNAQEANAERIRADEKAQEVLAEKEAVRRLAYAATTNAAQLAWEANRIDRVHQLLEAQIPQDGERDLRGWEWHYQRRLCEDDLRTFRGHTNRVRCVAFSPDGRRLASGSQDKTIKIWDADTGAELHTLRGHMKTVWCVVFSPNGQRLASACEDDTLKVWDANTGAELLTLRGHTKCVNSVVFSPDGQRLASASDDDTLRIWDANTGTELHALRRHANEVWCVVFSPDGQRLASAAYDETLKIWDAYTGAELHTLRGHTDAVNSVVFSPDGQRLASASDDETLKLWDANTGAELQTLRGHADGVWCVAFSPDGHSLASASYDKTITIWDANSGASLRTLKGHTDSVNCVAFSPDSGKIASAGSDGTIKLWESQHAGVRTFPRRGVACTVFSPDGRPLT; the protein is encoded by the coding sequence ATGTCTGAATCGACTCGCTTCGAGGAACTATTCCACGCCGCGCGCCAGCTCGAGACGCCCGAGGATCGGGCCGCCTTTCTCGCGCAGAACTGCGGCGACTCGCCCGAGATGCGGCGCGAGTTGGAGCGACTGCTGGCGGCCGACGCCGTGGCAGGGGCATTCCTCGATCGGCCCGCGGCCGAGGTCATCCCCACCGTCGACCATGCGTCCCACCGCTCATCGGCCGAAAGCGATCGCGAGGCGCGCGGCCTGGTCGGCACCTCGATCGGGCCTTACAAGCTGCTGGAATTGATCGGCGAAGGGGGGATGGGGGTCGTCTACATGGCCGAGCAAAGGACGCCGCTGCGGCGACTCGTCGCTCTCAAGGTGGTCAAGCCCGGTCTCGACACGCGCCAGGTGGTGGCTCGCTTCGAAGCCGAACGCCAGGCCCTGGCCATGATGGACCACCCGAACATCGCGCGCGTGATCGACGCGGGCGCGACCGCATCGGGGCGTCCTTTCTTCGTCATGGAGTTGGTGCGCGGCGTGCCGATCACCGACTACTGCGACACGAACCAGCTCACAGTGCCCGCGCGGTTGGAGCTGTTCGGCCAGGTCTGCCATGCCGTGCAGCACGCGCATCAGAAGGGGATCATCCATCGCGACATCAAGCCGTCGAACGTGCTGGTCACGTTGCACGACGGCGTGCCGGTGCCGAAGGTGATCGACTTCGGCGTGGCCAAGGCGACCAATCAGCAACTGACGGAGAAGACCCTCTTCACGCACTTCGCGCAGATGGTAGGCACCCCCCTCTACATGAGCCCCGAGCAGGCCGAAATGAGTGGGCTGGATGTCGACACACGCAGCGACATCTACTCGCTGGGGGTCTTGCTGTACGAGCTGCTCACCGGCACGACGCCGTTCGATCGAGAGACGCTGCGCAAAGCGGCCTACGACGAAGTGCGGCGCATCATTCGCGAACAAGAACCACCACGCCCCAGCGCGCGCATCAGCACGCTGGGCGAGACGCGCACGACTGTGGCGATGCAGCGTCAGTTGAACGCCGTCCGGCTGAGCCAACTCGTGCGAGGTGAGCTGGACTGGATCGTGATGAAGTCGCTGGAAAAGGACCGCACGCGACGGTACGAGACCGCCAACGCCTTTGCGGCCGATATTGCGCGTTTTCTCGCGGATCAGCCCGTCGAAGCAGGGCCTCCCTCGACCGTCTATCGCGTGCGAAAGTTCGCCCGCCGGAACCGTTCGCTCCTGACAACGACCGTAACGCTCGCGGGCATCCTCGTGCTCGCCACGTTCTTCAGCAGTTGGCAAGCGATACGAGCCAAAAGGGCAGAACGCCAGGCGGAAAAACAGGCCACGATCGCTCAATCGAGCGAACTGAAAGCGCAGCAAGAACGACGTCGCGCCGATGCCAAGGCGGAAGAGGCCGAATCACGCGAGAGAGAAGCGAATGCCGAGCGCGCGAGAGCTGAACAGAACGCCCAAGAAGCGAACGCCGAGCGGATACGCGCGGACGAGAAAGCGCAGGAAGTACTCGCCGAAAAGGAGGCGGTGCGACGGCTTGCGTATGCCGCGACTACGAACGCTGCCCAATTGGCGTGGGAGGCAAATCGCATCGATCGGGTTCACCAACTGCTCGAAGCGCAAATACCGCAGGACGGCGAGCGCGATTTACGTGGTTGGGAATGGCATTACCAGCGTCGGCTTTGTGAGGATGATCTTCGCACGTTCCGGGGGCATACGAATAGAGTCAGGTGTGTGGCGTTCAGTCCGGACGGACGACGTCTCGCATCTGGCAGCCAAGACAAGACGATCAAGATCTGGGATGCGGACACCGGCGCTGAATTGCATACACTGCGGGGGCATATGAAAACAGTCTGGTGTGTCGTCTTCAGCCCAAACGGACAACGTCTCGCGTCCGCTTGCGAAGACGATACGCTCAAAGTATGGGATGCAAATACTGGCGCTGAATTGCTTACACTCCGGGGCCACACAAAATGTGTTAACAGTGTTGTCTTCAGCCCAGACGGACAACGTCTCGCATCTGCGAGCGACGACGACACGCTCAGAATATGGGATGCAAATACTGGCACTGAACTGCACGCACTTCGAAGACACGCAAATGAAGTCTGGTGTGTCGTCTTCAGCCCAGACGGCCAACGTCTTGCGTCCGCCGCCTACGACGAGACGCTCAAAATCTGGGATGCATACACTGGCGCTGAATTGCATACACTCCGGGGGCACACAGATGCCGTCAATAGTGTCGTCTTCAGCCCGGACGGACAACGTCTTGCGTCCGCCAGCGATGACGAGACGCTTAAGTTATGGGATGCAAATACTGGCGCTGAATTGCAGACACTTCGTGGGCATGCAGATGGGGTCTGGTGTGTTGCTTTCAGTCCAGATGGGCATAGTCTCGCGTCCGCCTCCTACGATAAAACGATCACGATCTGGGATGCGAACAGCGGTGCATCACTGCGCACTCTCAAGGGACATACAGATTCAGTAAATTGTGTCGCCTTCAGCCCAGACAGCGGAAAGATTGCTTCGGCTGGTAGCGATGGAACAATCAAATTGTGGGAGTCACAACATGCCGGAGTTCGCACTTTCCCACGACGAGGCGTCGCTTGCACTGTGTTTAGTCCCGATGGACGTCCGCTCACTT